The following coding sequences lie in one Haladaptatus sp. DJG-WS-42 genomic window:
- a CDS encoding Gfo/Idh/MocA family oxidoreductase: protein MSQTNGTLNAGVIGTGVMGRNHVRIYSELSKVHLVGVCDANEAAAHDVAETFGTTALSLDEIIEQADLISIAVPTQFHYEVARKCIESGVHVLIEKPFVDDLAQGRELMELAEEYGVIIQVGHIERFNPAVGALLELISDLDVIAIEAHRLGPPLARQIEDSAVMDLMIHDIDILLTLVDSPIERISATGARGVQHATAQVAFENGVLGVLTASRLTQKKVRTLNVTARECQIEVDYIDQTVRIHRQFHPQYTDESGKMRQRFESVTERPLVETGEPLKRELSAFIDAVATGSQPLVTAAQALRAIEVAREIDGLASASEMKAKVLTE, encoded by the coding sequence ATGAGCCAGACAAACGGCACACTGAACGCAGGCGTTATCGGAACCGGCGTGATGGGACGCAATCACGTCCGCATCTATAGCGAACTCTCGAAAGTCCACCTCGTTGGCGTCTGTGACGCGAACGAAGCGGCCGCCCACGACGTGGCAGAAACCTTCGGGACGACCGCACTCTCGCTGGACGAAATCATCGAGCAAGCAGACCTCATCTCGATTGCCGTTCCGACCCAGTTCCACTACGAAGTGGCGCGCAAGTGCATCGAGAGCGGCGTCCACGTCCTCATCGAAAAACCGTTCGTTGACGACTTAGCCCAAGGGCGCGAACTCATGGAACTCGCCGAAGAATACGGCGTCATCATCCAAGTCGGCCACATCGAGCGGTTCAACCCAGCCGTGGGCGCGCTGCTCGAACTCATCTCCGACCTCGATGTCATCGCCATCGAAGCCCACCGCCTTGGCCCACCGCTGGCGCGCCAAATCGAAGACAGCGCCGTGATGGACCTCATGATTCACGACATCGACATCCTCCTGACGCTCGTGGACAGCCCCATCGAGCGGATTTCGGCAACCGGGGCGCGCGGGGTGCAACACGCAACCGCGCAAGTCGCCTTCGAAAACGGCGTCCTTGGCGTGCTCACCGCGAGCCGCCTCACCCAGAAAAAGGTGCGGACGCTCAACGTCACCGCCCGCGAGTGCCAGATTGAAGTCGATTATATCGACCAGACGGTGCGCATCCACCGCCAGTTCCACCCGCAGTACACGGACGAGAGCGGGAAGATGCGCCAGCGCTTCGAGAGCGTGACCGAACGGCCGCTCGTCGAGACGGGCGAACCACTCAAACGCGAACTCAGCGCGTTCATCGACGCGGTCGCAACCGGCAGCCAGCCGCTCGTGACCGCAGCGCAGGCGCTTCGCGCAATCGAGGTCGCCCGCGAAATCGACGGGCTCGCGTCTGCGAGCGAGATGAAAGCAAAGGTACTCACCGAATGA
- a CDS encoding DegT/DnrJ/EryC1/StrS family aminotransferase, whose protein sequence is MSIPDQRIHLADPRMGEEEIARVVAVMESGQLADGPEVRAFENEFAAYCGAAHGVAVSNGTTALHAAFIGLGLGQGSRIVTSPFSFIASANGIRLAGADVGFVDIDPATYNIDPHALEAQLRAGEQIDGVLAVHLYGLPADMAHLAELRDEFGFALIEDAAQAHGATVNGTRVGSLGDAACFSFYPTKNMTTGEGGMILTDDEAVAERAARYINHGRVGTYEHSEVGHNFRLTSIGAAIGRAQLEKLPAFTQARQDNAAFLTEALADGDVVTPHVPADRTHVYHQYTIRTENRDGLMAHLDEWGIDSGVYYPKPIHQQPAYADITFHAPESERAANEVLSLPVHPTLSAEDVQRIADAVTVYTEGQL, encoded by the coding sequence ATGTCGATTCCCGACCAGCGAATCCACCTCGCCGACCCACGCATGGGCGAAGAAGAAATCGCGCGCGTCGTCGCCGTTATGGAAAGCGGCCAGCTCGCAGACGGCCCGGAAGTCCGGGCGTTCGAAAACGAGTTCGCCGCCTACTGTGGCGCGGCCCACGGCGTCGCCGTCTCGAACGGGACGACCGCCCTCCACGCCGCCTTCATCGGCCTCGGGCTCGGACAGGGGTCTCGCATCGTCACCTCCCCGTTCTCGTTTATCGCGAGCGCAAACGGCATCCGCCTCGCGGGCGCTGACGTCGGCTTCGTCGATATCGACCCGGCGACGTACAACATCGACCCGCACGCGCTCGAAGCACAGCTTCGCGCGGGCGAACAAATCGACGGCGTGCTCGCCGTCCACCTCTACGGCCTGCCCGCGGATATGGCGCACCTTGCCGAACTCCGCGATGAGTTTGGATTTGCCCTCATCGAGGACGCCGCCCAAGCACACGGCGCGACGGTGAACGGAACGCGCGTTGGCTCGCTCGGCGACGCCGCCTGCTTCTCGTTCTACCCGACGAAAAACATGACCACCGGCGAAGGTGGCATGATTCTCACCGACGACGAGGCGGTTGCAGAGCGCGCCGCGCGCTACATCAACCACGGTCGTGTGGGCACCTACGAACATTCAGAGGTTGGGCACAATTTCCGACTCACCAGCATCGGCGCGGCCATCGGGCGCGCCCAGTTAGAAAAACTCCCAGCCTTCACGCAGGCGCGACAGGACAACGCCGCCTTCCTCACCGAGGCACTCGCAGACGGTGACGTTGTCACGCCACACGTGCCCGCAGACCGGACGCACGTCTACCACCAGTACACGATTCGGACTGAGAACCGCGACGGGCTCATGGCACACCTCGATGAGTGGGGAATCGACTCGGGCGTCTACTACCCGAAACCAATCCATCAGCAACCGGCCTATGCGGACATCACGTTCCACGCGCCGGAATCGGAGCGCGCAGCGAACGAAGTGCTCTCGCTGCCGGTCCACCCGACGCTCTCGGCCGAGGACGTCCAGCGTATCGCGGATGCGGTGACCGTCTACACGGAGGGACAACTATGA
- a CDS encoding acyltransferase: MSHSYDNSQPVNAGEQTPQQVQLGDHCRIEDGVYLATAYDVHKRPTTIGNCAAIRAGTNIYADVTIGDNLRTGHNAVIREGTTIGDDVLVGTNTVIDGQTTIGSRVSLQTNVYIPTNTTIGNDVFVGPAVTMTNDMYPIRKEFDLVGPTLEDGVSVGANATILPGVTVGKASFIAAGALVVEDVPPRTLALGVPATYRPLPESLQGGNQIA, translated from the coding sequence ATGAGTCACAGCTACGATAACAGTCAGCCGGTGAATGCGGGGGAACAGACACCGCAACAAGTACAGCTTGGAGACCACTGCCGTATCGAAGACGGCGTCTATCTTGCGACCGCCTACGACGTACACAAACGTCCAACGACCATCGGCAACTGCGCGGCCATCCGCGCGGGAACCAACATCTACGCCGACGTGACGATTGGCGACAATCTCAGAACTGGTCACAACGCAGTCATCCGCGAGGGAACCACCATCGGTGATGACGTGCTCGTCGGAACCAACACCGTCATCGACGGGCAGACGACCATCGGCTCGCGCGTGAGCCTGCAGACAAACGTCTACATCCCGACGAACACCACCATCGGTAACGACGTGTTCGTTGGCCCGGCGGTCACGATGACCAACGACATGTACCCGATTCGAAAGGAGTTCGACTTGGTTGGGCCGACTCTCGAAGACGGTGTTTCGGTTGGCGCGAACGCGACGATTCTGCCGGGCGTCACTGTCGGCAAAGCGTCCTTTATCGCCGCTGGAGCGCTCGTCGTAGAGGACGTGCCACCGCGCACGCTCGCCCTCGGCGTGCCCGCGACCTACCGCCCGCTGCCGGAGTCGCTGCAGGGAGGAAATCAGATCGCATGA
- a CDS encoding metal-dependent hydrolase, whose amino-acid sequence MWPWEHLAVGYLVYSLSVHLTHRKGPSAGAALAVALGSQFPDLIDKPLGWTFAILPSGTSLAHSVLIAVPVVTLVWIVALFRGRRDVGTAFGVGYLLHLPADALYPLALGSPPKFDSFFWPLIQVESSTRPGLLANFIYYFGQYVDVLGTPEATAYLLFEFGLLFAAFGLWLLDGHPGLSLSGRRRRERSAPRD is encoded by the coding sequence ATGTGGCCCTGGGAACACCTCGCGGTTGGCTACCTCGTGTATTCACTGTCCGTGCACCTCACCCACCGCAAAGGTCCCTCTGCGGGTGCCGCCCTCGCCGTGGCGCTTGGGTCGCAGTTCCCAGACCTCATCGACAAACCGCTTGGCTGGACGTTCGCCATCCTCCCGAGTGGGACGTCGCTCGCTCATTCGGTGCTCATTGCCGTCCCGGTGGTCACGCTCGTGTGGATTGTCGCGCTGTTTCGCGGGCGACGAGACGTTGGAACGGCGTTCGGCGTTGGGTATCTGCTTCACCTTCCAGCCGACGCGCTGTATCCGCTCGCGCTTGGCAGCCCGCCGAAGTTTGATTCGTTTTTCTGGCCGCTCATCCAAGTCGAGTCGAGCACGCGCCCCGGCTTGCTTGCGAACTTCATCTACTACTTCGGCCAGTACGTGGACGTGCTTGGAACGCCGGAAGCCACAGCCTACCTCCTTTTCGAGTTCGGGCTGCTGTTTGCTGCGTTTGGTCTCTGGCTGCTCGATGGCCACCCCGGACTCTCGCTTTCGGGCCGGCGGCGTCGTGAGCGATCGGCTCCGCGAGACTGA
- a CDS encoding DUF1616 domain-containing protein — protein MKPLSVGLGSETSDRRLPWDVSIVIVLVILSQVIILLDAASPVRILLSLLALAFLPGFALTTVAFPGHTHRHDETADTDRVVPSLDIAERLALSVAFSLVVVILTAFFISQTAFGLSVGPLVTAVSFLTISFSLLGALRRLRVPEATRFALVPHEQYEAIRCWHQQTESVDVAITLVLVVAIAGSLTGLGFALVAPESGETYTDFQLLAEENGQLIAGGYPTELVRGESAELVFAVSNFEQESVTYTVVVQIQRVNEAGQVTGTAELDRFSETVAEGDRWVAPHAVTPETTGDDLRIAYLLYKGDAPETPTQANAYRQLYLWVTVTEAA, from the coding sequence ATGAAACCGTTGAGCGTCGGACTCGGCAGTGAAACGAGCGACCGCCGACTGCCGTGGGACGTGAGCATCGTCATCGTTCTCGTCATCCTCTCACAGGTCATCATCCTGCTCGACGCGGCGTCGCCGGTTCGCATCCTTCTCTCACTGCTTGCGTTAGCCTTCCTTCCAGGGTTCGCCCTGACGACGGTCGCATTTCCGGGACACACACACCGTCATGACGAGACCGCCGACACAGACCGCGTGGTACCAAGTCTTGACATCGCAGAGCGCCTCGCGCTCTCGGTGGCATTCAGCCTCGTGGTCGTGATTCTCACCGCGTTTTTCATCTCGCAGACAGCCTTTGGCCTCTCAGTTGGTCCGCTCGTCACCGCCGTCTCGTTCCTGACGATTAGCTTCTCACTGCTCGGGGCGTTGCGCCGGTTGCGCGTGCCAGAAGCAACCCGGTTCGCGTTGGTTCCTCACGAACAGTACGAGGCGATTCGGTGCTGGCACCAGCAAACCGAGTCCGTCGATGTCGCGATTACGCTCGTATTGGTGGTCGCTATCGCCGGGTCGCTCACAGGGCTTGGCTTTGCGCTCGTCGCACCGGAGTCGGGTGAAACGTACACCGACTTCCAATTGCTCGCAGAAGAGAACGGTCAGCTCATCGCTGGAGGATATCCAACCGAGTTGGTTCGCGGCGAGTCGGCTGAGTTGGTGTTTGCTGTCTCGAATTTCGAGCAAGAATCGGTCACCTACACCGTCGTCGTCCAGATACAGCGCGTGAACGAGGCGGGACAGGTGACGGGAACCGCCGAACTCGACCGCTTTTCTGAGACAGTTGCGGAAGGCGACCGCTGGGTTGCTCCGCACGCGGTGACGCCCGAGACGACGGGCGACGACCTCAGAATCGCGTACCTCCTCTACAAGGGGGACGCCCCGGAGACGCCGACGCAGGCCAACGCTTACCGGCAACTCTATCTCTGGGTGACGGTTACTGAGGCTGCCTAA
- a CDS encoding PadR family transcriptional regulator, whose amino-acid sequence MFELTGFQRDLLYVINGKDKPSGQTIKEELEQYVGEINHGRLYPNLDTLVEKELVEKGQIDRRTNYYNITQRGKDLIEKRREWERQYLSAVM is encoded by the coding sequence ATGTTCGAACTGACAGGCTTCCAGCGTGACCTGCTGTACGTCATTAACGGCAAAGACAAACCGTCAGGGCAGACAATCAAAGAAGAACTCGAACAGTACGTCGGGGAAATCAACCACGGGCGACTGTATCCAAATCTCGATACCCTTGTCGAAAAGGAGCTGGTAGAGAAAGGGCAGATCGACCGGCGCACGAACTATTACAACATCACCCAACGGGGGAAAGACCTCATCGAAAAGCGCCGCGAATGGGAACGTCAGTATCTAAGCGCCGTGATGTAA
- a CDS encoding NUDIX domain-containing protein, whose protein sequence is MISQWVDTVPKACAYVTREVDGCPQLLVFNEAAVSGLQIPKGTIEHAESPYEAVLREVAEESGLTDFSAIRPLGADTWTREKADRLKHYRRYFFHLEVDEQRDAWDHTVTGRGEEVGDVYSYSWVPLPTDATFRQNLDAQLSKLV, encoded by the coding sequence ATGATTTCACAGTGGGTGGACACTGTCCCCAAAGCCTGTGCTTACGTCACCCGAGAGGTCGATGGCTGCCCGCAGTTGCTCGTGTTCAACGAGGCTGCCGTTTCCGGTCTGCAGATTCCAAAAGGCACCATCGAGCACGCAGAGTCGCCGTACGAAGCCGTGCTCAGAGAGGTCGCAGAGGAAAGCGGGCTCACCGACTTCTCAGCCATCCGCCCACTCGGTGCAGATACGTGGACGCGCGAGAAAGCAGACCGCCTGAAACACTACCGCAGATATTTCTTTCACCTCGAAGTCGATGAGCAGCGCGACGCGTGGGACCACACCGTCACGGGTCGGGGCGAAGAGGTCGGTGACGTGTATTCGTACTCGTGGGTGCCATTGCCGACCGATGCCACGTTCAGACAGAATCTCGACGCACAGCTCTCGAAGCTCGTCTAA
- a CDS encoding HalOD1 output domain-containing protein: MHEQHAKAYHSYHEPGNDGIGTTIMDALTSISEQSPNELGPLNDVIDPDALDRLFHAQPDGRPRGAGYIHFSIQNYEVSVHSSGHISITPHHETTVRLADQR; the protein is encoded by the coding sequence TTGCACGAGCAACACGCAAAGGCCTATCACAGCTACCACGAACCGGGCAACGACGGCATCGGAACGACAATCATGGACGCGCTCACGTCGATTAGTGAGCAATCACCGAACGAACTTGGCCCGCTCAACGACGTCATCGACCCTGACGCCCTTGACCGCCTGTTTCACGCTCAGCCGGACGGACGACCGCGCGGCGCTGGGTACATCCATTTTTCAATCCAAAACTACGAGGTGAGCGTCCACAGCAGCGGCCACATCTCGATTACACCCCACCACGAAACCACGGTACGGCTCGCAGACCAGCGTTAG
- a CDS encoding phosphoglycerol geranylgeranyltransferase has translation MRNPWDDWDHIVKLDPDKTLADGETFEDVCATGTDAIEIGGTTGMTEEKMARVVDACGKYDTPLYIEPSHAGAVVHSDYLDGYLIPVVFNAGDMTWMTGAHKEWVRLDDSIDWEMTTTEAYIVLNPESSVAEYTQANCDLEPDDVAAYAEVAEHMFGQEIVYIEYSGTLGDPETVKAAHDALDDATLFYGGGIGDYDTAYEMAEVSDTIIVGDLVHDEGVDAVEATVRGAKDAN, from the coding sequence ATGCGAAATCCGTGGGATGACTGGGACCACATCGTGAAGCTCGACCCAGACAAGACACTCGCCGATGGCGAGACGTTCGAAGACGTGTGTGCGACGGGAACCGATGCCATCGAAATCGGTGGCACGACGGGCATGACCGAGGAGAAGATGGCTCGCGTCGTCGATGCCTGTGGAAAGTACGACACGCCGCTCTACATCGAACCGAGCCACGCCGGGGCGGTCGTCCACTCCGATTATCTCGACGGCTACCTCATCCCAGTCGTGTTCAACGCGGGCGACATGACGTGGATGACCGGCGCACACAAAGAATGGGTTCGCTTAGACGACAGCATCGACTGGGAGATGACGACGACAGAAGCCTACATCGTCCTCAACCCCGAGTCGTCGGTCGCTGAGTACACGCAAGCGAACTGCGACCTCGAACCGGACGACGTGGCGGCCTACGCCGAGGTGGCAGAGCACATGTTCGGGCAGGAAATCGTCTACATCGAGTACTCGGGTACGCTTGGCGACCCAGAGACCGTAAAGGCGGCTCACGACGCCCTCGACGACGCGACGCTGTTCTACGGCGGCGGCATCGGTGATTACGACACGGCCTACGAGATGGCGGAAGTCTCCGATACCATCATCGTTGGTGACCTCGTTCACGACGAGGGCGTTGATGCCGTCGAAGCGACCGTTCGCGGCGCAAAAGACGCGAACTAA
- a CDS encoding DNA topoisomerase I: protein MELIITEKDIAARRIADILSGEHASVEREHGVNVYRWADKRVIGLSGHVVDVDFPPEYSDWRDVEPVELIGAQVVKTATKENIVRTLRLYSRKADAVTIATDYDREGELIGKEAYELVREVNEDVPVRRVRFSSITQNEVTKAFNDPDDLDFDLAASGEARQIIDLVWGAALTRFLSLSARQLGNDFISVGRVQSPTLKLIVDREREIEAFDPEDYWELFADLTKDAEAFEAQYFYEADDGTEAERVWDEATAAEVFETLQTVDAATVTSVNRRTRTDDPPAPFNTTQFIRAAGSLGHSAKRAMSIAEDLYTSGFITYPRTDNTVYPNDLDVRDLLETFQNHRTFGEDAKSLLEVEDIEPTRGDSETTDHPPIHPTGEIPTPTEISEAEWEVYELVVRRFFATCADPAKWEHLRVVAEAEGLSLKANGKRLLEPGYHAVYPYYSTNENFVPDVDKGEELAVSNVRNDYKQTQPPRRYGQSRLIETMEKMGIGTKATRHETLEKLYDRGYVESDPPRPTRLAMAVVEAGEDYAENLVTEEMTSQLEADMQKIARGEATLDEVTTESREMLEEVFEELEASREKIGEHIQKSLKADKTLGPCPDCGNDLLVRRSRRGSYFVGCDGYPECTYTLPLPSTGKPLILDETCEDHELRHVKMLAGRQTFVHGCPQCKADEADEQEDEVIGTCPECGEEHDGELAIKRLRTGSRLVGCTRYPDCDYSLPLPRRGEIEVTEERCEEHDLPELVVHSGDEPWQLGCPICNYVEYKSRNEVTDIEDLSGVGKKTAEKLKDAGIESLDDLKSASPEDVADQVQGVSADRVREWQAQAD from the coding sequence GTGGAGCTGATAATTACAGAAAAGGACATCGCTGCCCGCCGCATTGCCGACATTCTCTCCGGCGAGCACGCGAGCGTCGAGCGCGAACACGGCGTCAACGTCTATCGCTGGGCAGACAAGCGCGTCATCGGGCTGTCCGGCCACGTCGTGGACGTGGACTTTCCGCCCGAGTATTCAGACTGGCGCGACGTCGAGCCGGTCGAGCTCATCGGCGCACAGGTCGTCAAAACGGCGACCAAAGAGAACATCGTCCGCACACTGCGCCTCTACTCGCGGAAGGCAGACGCGGTCACGATTGCGACCGACTACGACCGCGAAGGCGAGTTGATTGGCAAGGAAGCCTACGAACTCGTCCGCGAAGTGAACGAAGACGTACCCGTCAGGCGCGTGCGCTTTTCCTCGATTACGCAAAACGAGGTTACGAAGGCGTTCAACGACCCTGACGACCTCGACTTCGACCTCGCGGCCTCCGGCGAGGCACGACAGATTATCGACCTCGTGTGGGGGGCAGCACTCACACGCTTCCTCTCGCTTTCGGCTCGGCAGTTGGGCAACGACTTCATCAGCGTGGGTCGCGTCCAGAGTCCGACGCTCAAACTCATCGTCGACCGCGAGCGCGAAATCGAGGCGTTCGACCCTGAAGACTACTGGGAGCTGTTTGCAGACCTCACCAAAGACGCCGAAGCGTTCGAAGCGCAGTACTTCTACGAGGCAGACGACGGCACGGAAGCAGAGCGGGTTTGGGACGAAGCCACTGCTGCTGAGGTGTTCGAGACGCTCCAGACGGTGGACGCGGCGACGGTCACGTCGGTCAACCGCCGGACGCGCACCGACGACCCGCCAGCGCCGTTCAACACGACGCAGTTCATCCGCGCGGCGGGGTCGCTCGGCCACTCGGCAAAGCGCGCGATGAGCATCGCAGAAGACCTCTACACCTCCGGGTTCATCACCTATCCACGGACGGACAACACGGTGTACCCGAACGACTTGGACGTGCGCGACTTACTGGAAACGTTCCAGAACCACCGCACCTTCGGCGAGGACGCGAAATCGCTGCTGGAGGTCGAGGACATCGAACCGACCCGGGGCGACAGCGAGACGACCGACCACCCGCCGATTCACCCGACGGGCGAGATTCCGACACCGACCGAAATCAGCGAGGCGGAGTGGGAAGTGTACGAACTCGTCGTTCGTCGCTTCTTCGCGACGTGTGCAGACCCCGCGAAGTGGGAACACCTGCGCGTGGTCGCGGAGGCAGAAGGCCTCAGCCTCAAAGCGAACGGCAAGCGCCTGCTCGAACCCGGCTACCACGCCGTCTATCCGTACTATTCAACCAACGAGAACTTCGTCCCCGACGTGGACAAAGGCGAGGAACTCGCGGTCAGCAACGTGCGAAACGACTACAAACAGACCCAGCCGCCGCGCAGATACGGTCAGTCACGGCTCATCGAGACGATGGAGAAGATGGGGATTGGCACGAAAGCGACCCGCCACGAAACCTTAGAGAAACTCTACGACCGGGGCTACGTCGAATCCGACCCACCGCGCCCGACCCGCCTCGCCATGGCCGTCGTGGAAGCGGGCGAAGATTACGCAGAAAACCTCGTCACCGAGGAGATGACGAGCCAGCTCGAAGCCGACATGCAGAAAATCGCCCGTGGCGAGGCCACGCTCGACGAGGTGACCACCGAGTCACGGGAGATGTTAGAGGAGGTGTTCGAGGAACTCGAAGCCTCCCGCGAGAAGATTGGCGAGCACATCCAGAAGTCGCTCAAGGCGGACAAGACGCTCGGGCCGTGTCCCGACTGCGGCAACGACCTGCTGGTTCGTCGCTCCCGCCGTGGTTCGTACTTCGTTGGCTGTGACGGCTATCCGGAGTGTACGTACACCCTCCCACTCCCCTCGACGGGCAAGCCACTCATCTTAGATGAGACGTGCGAGGACCACGAGTTGCGCCACGTCAAGATGCTCGCCGGTCGTCAGACGTTCGTCCACGGCTGTCCGCAGTGTAAGGCAGACGAGGCGGACGAACAGGAAGACGAAGTCATCGGCACTTGTCCGGAATGCGGTGAGGAACACGACGGCGAACTCGCCATCAAGCGCCTCCGGACGGGGTCGCGGCTCGTCGGCTGTACGCGCTATCCAGACTGTGATTACTCGCTGCCACTGCCACGTCGTGGCGAGATTGAGGTCACCGAAGAACGGTGTGAGGAACACGACCTGCCGGAACTCGTCGTTCACAGCGGCGACGAACCGTGGCAACTCGGTTGTCCGATTTGCAACTACGTCGAGTACAAGTCGCGCAACGAAGTGACAGATATTGAAGATTTATCGGGGGTCGGCAAGAAGACCGCAGAGAAGCTCAAAGATGCGGGCATCGAGAGCTTAGATGACCTGAAAAGCGCCAGCCCGGAAGACGTTGCAGACCAGGTACAGGGCGTGAGCGCAGACCGTGTCCGCGAGTGGCAAGCCCAAGCAGACTAA
- a CDS encoding S8 family serine peptidase codes for MWERWGQFAAFSVVFALVAVAVAPSFVFDTGEQFDGPSQERLAQLEEQIRPVEASFRHEQVDRDAQVVVMLKQGAPLPTGHSLQIERVEEREGIQYLHGSIPYSEITMLSADPSTETILIESQPHMPRLKNRVAAGVETIGAAALQQDGISGENVTVGIVGRGFRVSSPEIADSVGAYRTFSTEDSPPAADAHGTAVASIVADTAPNATLYLADVGTETTTDEYDAAVTWLLDSEADIILDAGSYFDHGESESTINDIAARASEEVLFVTSAGNYADRHWQGKLTDSDEPWVAFADGVEGNALAGGDPVKGEVHLTLSWNTSEDYDLYLLRETGGQDTVVAKSTSREAGLERISVVVPEGEYYVAIYGEDTTGNATLNLFSTSHTLTYATAEGSLAAPATAPSVVTVGASENGSVAAFSSRGPTATGDPGVDLVAPGGVGGVDIAGVSAGTSVSASYVAGAAALVKSAYPSLSSDEIANLLTESATDMDADGVDAASGYGEINVSAAYERAKEAYEPRDTGMATEP; via the coding sequence ATGTGGGAGCGTTGGGGGCAGTTTGCGGCTTTTTCGGTGGTGTTCGCACTTGTGGCTGTCGCCGTCGCTCCTAGTTTCGTGTTCGATACGGGCGAGCAGTTCGACGGGCCGAGTCAGGAACGCCTCGCACAACTCGAAGAGCAGATTCGCCCCGTCGAAGCGTCGTTTCGCCACGAGCAGGTAGACCGCGACGCGCAAGTCGTCGTGATGTTGAAACAGGGCGCGCCGCTTCCGACGGGCCATAGTCTCCAGATAGAGCGCGTAGAGGAGCGTGAAGGCATCCAGTATCTCCACGGTTCGATTCCGTATTCTGAGATTACGATGCTCTCTGCAGACCCGAGCACCGAAACCATCCTCATCGAGAGCCAACCGCACATGCCACGACTCAAAAATCGCGTGGCGGCAGGCGTCGAGACGATTGGCGCGGCTGCACTCCAGCAGGACGGAATCTCGGGTGAAAACGTGACTGTGGGCATCGTCGGAAGGGGCTTTCGCGTGAGCAGCCCCGAAATCGCAGACTCCGTCGGCGCGTACCGGACGTTCTCGACCGAAGACTCGCCACCTGCTGCAGACGCACACGGCACAGCGGTCGCAAGCATCGTCGCGGACACCGCGCCGAACGCGACGCTCTATCTCGCGGACGTTGGCACAGAGACGACGACCGACGAGTACGACGCAGCGGTGACGTGGTTACTTGATTCTGAGGCGGACATCATTCTCGATGCGGGCAGCTACTTCGACCACGGTGAGAGCGAGTCCACAATCAACGACATCGCTGCTCGCGCGAGCGAAGAGGTGCTGTTTGTCACCTCCGCCGGAAACTACGCAGACCGCCACTGGCAAGGCAAACTGACCGACTCAGACGAGCCGTGGGTCGCGTTTGCAGACGGTGTCGAAGGCAACGCACTCGCCGGTGGCGACCCCGTCAAGGGCGAGGTACACCTGACGCTTTCGTGGAACACGAGCGAGGACTACGACCTCTATCTGCTTCGTGAAACCGGCGGGCAAGACACCGTCGTCGCCAAATCGACCAGCCGCGAAGCAGGGCTCGAACGCATCTCCGTGGTGGTTCCCGAAGGCGAGTACTACGTTGCCATCTACGGCGAGGACACCACCGGGAACGCGACGCTCAACCTGTTTTCGACCAGCCACACGCTGACGTATGCGACCGCGGAGGGGAGTCTCGCCGCCCCGGCGACCGCGCCGTCGGTGGTGACCGTGGGCGCGAGCGAGAACGGGTCGGTTGCCGCGTTTAGCTCGCGCGGGCCGACCGCAACGGGCGACCCCGGCGTTGACCTCGTCGCGCCGGGTGGGGTTGGCGGCGTTGACATCGCGGGCGTCTCCGCTGGGACGTCCGTGTCGGCGTCCTACGTCGCGGGGGCTGCTGCACTCGTGAAATCCGCGTACCCGAGCCTGTCGAGCGATGAGATTGCCAACTTGCTCACCGAGTCGGCCACCGACATGGACGCAGACGGTGTGGATGCGGCGAGCGGCTACGGCGAAATAAACGTCTCAGCGGCCTACGAACGGGCGAAAGAGGCCTACGAACCGCGCGATACCGGCATGGCCACCGAGCCCTAA